The window GTACTGCTGAAAATATTTTACATATGAGTAGACACAACAGTAAGTACACAAAAACAGAAGCAGAAGTTTTAGATCTATGCCTAGTACTTCATGCTGAACACGGTGGAGGTAACAATTCCGCTTTTGCGACTCATGTTGTTTCATCTAGTGGTACAGACACTTATTCCGCTATTTCCACGGCCATAGGTTCTCTGAAAGGTCCAAAACATGGTGGAGCAAATTCAAAAGTTAAACTTATGATTAGCAACATCAAGGATAATGTTAAAAATTTTGAAGATAAAAACGAACTTAAAAACTATCTAATGAAAATACTGAGTAAAAAAGCTTTTGATAACGAAGGATTAATATATGGTATGGGACATGCTATCTACACTCTCTCTGATCCTAGAGCAGTTCTTTTAAAAGAAAAAGCTTATGAACTTGCCAAAGAGAAAAATAATATAAAAGAGTTCCAACTTTATAGTGATGTAGAATCTCTTACAAAAGAAATTTTTAAAAATTCAAAAGGTAAGCTTATGTGTGCGAATGTTGATCTATACTCCGGATTTATTTATGATATGCTGAACATCCCAGAGAATCTTTACACTCCTATTTTTGCAGCTGCCCGTTCTGCTGGATGGTCAGCACACAGAATTGAACAAATTCTAAGTGATAAGAAAATCATAAGGCCTGCTTATCAGCATGTTCATGGTGACAATGATTACACGCCATTAAGTAAGAGGTAAAATAAAGAATTTTATACTTTAAACTATACCTTGTAGCAGGAATACTAAAAAAACTATCCTTAAGAGTATAAAAGATGACTTCTGTACAATATAGAAGTCATCTTTTTTAAATTCTACTGATAATTATGCTTATTATAATCATTTTTATATTTTGCCACCACTCTTTTAATCTTATTCGTTGTCTTCTTTGATTCTAAATCTAAATAATGCTTCATATGTCTAAAAAATTATTTTATTAAAGCATTATCCTAGAAATTTTTTTTACGTAATATTTATTGAGAATTTTTCTTAGATTTCAATAACTTTTTAAATTTTGGATTATTGTAGTTAAACCCTTGATATAATTAAATTAAGCAAACGGAATCAAGCTTAAATTTACTTTTAATCATGTGCTTGACTGTATTTAAAGTAATATCAAAATGAAAACTGCTTCTATCTTCATAAATTTTTTTTAAGCTTCATGAGGCTTAATATTCTCAAAATTAGTAATATCTTTTCCCAAAGGTCGTCCTGAGTTTGATTGTCTTAAGTCTTTTAACTCTAATTCTACTTATTTCTTAAAAGTATTTCTAAAACGATTTTTTATAGTAATATTCTCTTCAATCCTAATATATATATATCAAATCAAACTCCTTCAAAGATTAAATTCTAAAGCTTGTCCGATTTATATTTTTCAATAGATTAGCTTTTAAACTCAAGACTATCTGTTATAGTTTTATTGGACACTTTTAATATATTTTTATTTTGTGATAACAACTTAAATTTTTTATCAGAGACTAGTTTTTTTTACAAATAGATTCATCTATTTG is drawn from Ilyobacter polytropus DSM 2926 and contains these coding sequences:
- a CDS encoding citrate/2-methylcitrate synthase; the protein is MSHYANKAFENLIKMAQNNNFIKPEHYDKYSVKKGLRNKNGTGVLVGLTKVGYVQGYDVIDAVKVPKEGALYYRGIEVKDFVKGFQKEDRMGFEECVFLLLFGKLPSKDELEEFNLLLDELRFLPDGFTENFLLKLPSKNIMNLLQRSVLFLYSMDDEADDLDVENLVRQSLELIAKIPTIMAYGYHATEHYFNEKSLFIHPPKRGLSTAENILHMSRHNSKYTKTEAEVLDLCLVLHAEHGGGNNSAFATHVVSSSGTDTYSAISTAIGSLKGPKHGGANSKVKLMISNIKDNVKNFEDKNELKNYLMKILSKKAFDNEGLIYGMGHAIYTLSDPRAVLLKEKAYELAKEKNNIKEFQLYSDVESLTKEIFKNSKGKLMCANVDLYSGFIYDMLNIPENLYTPIFAAARSAGWSAHRIEQILSDKKIIRPAYQHVHGDNDYTPLSKR